A window of Lacibacter sediminis contains these coding sequences:
- the atpF gene encoding F0F1 ATP synthase subunit B yields the protein MGLLTPALGLLFWTLVAFLVVFFILKKYAWPAIIKGLHEREQGIAEALETAEKVKAEMAQLKNENEALLAKAREERAQLLKEARETRDKIVNEAKEQAKTEANRIMVEATAAINQQKMAAITDVKNQVGNLVIEVSEKVLRRELANKTEQEAYIGKLAEEIKLN from the coding sequence ATGGGTTTACTTACTCCCGCTTTAGGTTTACTCTTCTGGACGCTGGTTGCTTTCCTCGTTGTGTTTTTTATTCTGAAAAAATACGCATGGCCTGCAATTATTAAAGGTTTGCACGAAAGAGAGCAAGGCATTGCAGAAGCACTCGAAACAGCTGAAAAAGTAAAAGCTGAAATGGCTCAGTTGAAGAACGAGAACGAAGCGTTGCTTGCAAAAGCACGAGAAGAAAGAGCACAGTTGCTGAAAGAAGCTCGTGAAACAAGAGATAAAATTGTAAACGAAGCAAAAGAGCAGGCAAAAACAGAAGCCAATAGAATTATGGTGGAAGCAACTGCTGCTATCAACCAACAGAAGATGGCTGCCATCACTGATGTAAAAAATCAAGTGGGTAACCTGGTAATTGAAGTAAGTGAAAAAGTATTGCGTCGTGAGTTGGCTAATAAAACCGAACAGGAAGCATACATTGGCAAACTTGCTGAAGAAATTAAATTAAATTAA